GGCCGCTGATCTCCGCCAGGCGCTGCACGGCTAGCAGCTGGTAGCCGGGGTCGGCGTTGATGCCGGTGCCGATGGCGGTACCGCCCAGGTTGACCTCGGTGAGCAGCTCCGGCGCCAGGCTCTTCAGCCGCGCCAAGTCCTCGCCCAGGGTGGTGGCGAAGGCATGGAATTCCTGGCCGAGGGTCATGGGCACCGCGTCCTGCAGCTGGGTGCGGCCCATCTTCAGCACCTCGGCGAATTCCACCCCCTTGGCGGCGAAGGCGGTGATCAGGCTGTCCAGGCTGGCGAGCAGGGCGTCATGACCGAGCAACAGGCCCAGGCGGATAGCGGTGGGGTAGGCGTCGTTGGTCGACTGCGCCATGTTGACGTCGTTGTTCGGGTGCAGGTAGCGATACTCACCCTTGGCATGGCCGAGGATCTCCAGCGCCACGTTGGCGATCACCTCGTTGGCGTTCATGTTGGTCGAGGTGCCGGCACCGCCCTGGATCATGTCCACCACGAACTGGTCGTGGAATTCGCCGCGGATGATGCGCGAGCAGGCATCAACGATCGCCTGGTGTTTCTCTGCCGGCAGATGGCCGAGGCGGTAGTTGGCGTCGGCCGCGGCCTGCTTGACCATGGCCAGGGCCACCACCAGCTTCGGATAGTGCCCGAGCGGCACGCCGGAGAGGCGGAAGTTCTGCACGGCGCGCAGGGTCTGGATGCCGTAGTAGGCGTCGGCGGGGACGTCGAGAGTACCGAGGAGATCTTTTTCGAGGCGGACGGGTGATGCAGAGATGGACATGATGGCCTTGGGCTTCGATCAAGCGGCGAGCGCCGCGATGGCTTAGAATCTAGGCCTCTCAGCCGATCCCGGCCAATGCCGTTCCGCCAAGGCTCATGCCGGATCGGCATAACTCCCGGTGTGACCTCGCGCAAGTCGACGACGTATAGGTGCCATGAACATCGAATTCAAATGGCTGGAAGACTTCATCGCCCTGGCCGCCACCCACAGCTTTTCCCAGGCCGCCGAAAAGCGCTTCGTCACCCAGCCCGCCTTCAGCCGCCGCATCCGCGCGCTGGAGGAAAGCGTCGGCCTGACCCTGGTGGACAGATCCCATACGCCGGTCAGCCTCACCGAAGCCGGTCAGCTGTTTCTGGTCACGGCGCGCAGCGTGGTGGAGCAGCTGGGCGAGACGGTACGCCACCTGCACCACCTCGAAGGCGGGCAGGGCGAGGTGCTGCAATTCGCCGCCGCCCATTCCCTGGCGCTGGGCTTCTTTCCGCAGTGGATCGCCGGTCTGCGCGGCCAGGGCCTGGCGCTGGCCAGCCGCCTGGTGGCGACCAACGTCGGCGACGCCATCCACGCCCTGCGCGACGGCGCCTGCGACCTGATGTTGGCCTTCCATGATCCCGATGCCGCCCTGCAGATGGATCCGGAGCTGTTCCCCTCGCTGCACCTGGCGCACACCGCCATGCTGCCGGTCTGCGCCACCGATGGCGAAGGCCGGCCGCTGTTCCAGCTCGACGGGCAGAGCAGCGTGCCGCTGCTGGCCTACAGCGCCGGTGCCTTTCTCGGTCGCTCGGTGAATCTGCTCTTGCGCCAGCGCAAGTTGCGCGCCGTGACCCTCTACGAAACCGCCATGGCCGACAGCCTCAAGACCATGGCGCTGCAGGGCCTGGGCGTGGCCTGGGTGCCGCAGCTGTCGGTGGCGGCGGAACTGGCCCGTGGCGAGCTGGCGATCTGTGGCGATGCCGCCTGGCAGGTCAGCCTGGAGATCCGCCTCTATCGCTGTGCCCTGTTGCGCAAGCGACTGGTGCAGCAGGTCTGGCGGCATCTGGAGACGCAAAGCCACAGCGGCTGATCGGCGGTATTGAATTATGCTGATTTCGGCATTTCGATAGCCGACGTCCTGCAAGCCTTTTGCCGTCATCTGCGCGACACTGGAGCCTCTCTCACGGAGGTCAGCCATGCAGCGCATCCGCGTCATCGACTCCCACACCGGCGGTGAACCCACGCGCCTGGTGCTGGACGGTTTTCCCGAGCTCGGCCACGGCAGCATGGCCGAACGCCGCAGCCGCCTGGCTAGCGAGCACGATGCCTTCCGCCGGGCCTGCATGCGCGAACCGCGCGGCAACGAGGTGCTGGTGGGTGCGCTGCTCTGCGAGCCGGTATCGCCTGCCGCCAGCGCTGGCGTGGTGTTCTTCAACGAGGTCGGTTATCTCGGCATGTGCGGCCACGGCACCATCGGTCTGGTGGTGTCCCTGGCCCATCTCGGCCGGATCGGCCCGGGCGACCACCTGATCGAGACGCCGGTAGGGGACGTCACCGCCACCCTGCACGAGGACGGCAGCGTCAGCGTGCGCAATGTGCCGGCCTACCGCTACCGCCAGGCCGTACAGGTAGAGATTCCTGGCCACGGCGCTGTCAGCGGCGACATCGCCTGGGGCGGCAACTGGTTCTTCCTCTGTGCCGATCACGGCCAGCGCGTTGCGCCCGACAACCTCGACGGCCTGCTCGCCTTCAGCCTGGCCTTGCGCGGTGCTCTGGAAGCCGCCGGCATCACCGGCGCGCAGGGCGGCCATATCGATCACATCGAACTCTTCGCCGACGACCCGGACGGCGCCGACAGCCGCAGCTACGTGCTCTGCCCGGGCCGCGCCTACGACCGTTCGCCCTGCGGCACCGGCACCAGCGCCAAGCTGGCCTGCCTGGCGGCTGACGGCGACCTGGCGCCCGGTGCCGTCTGGCGCCAGGCCAGTGTCATCGGCAGTCGCTTCGAAGCCCATTATCAGCCCGGCGATGAAGGCCGCATCCTGCCGGTGATCCGTGGCCGTGCCCACGTCATGGCCGAAGCGACCCTACTGTTGGCCGAAGACGATCCCTTCGCCTGGGGTATTCCGGGGTGAAGAAGGTGGCGGACGTCCTCGTCGTCGGCGGCGGCATCGTCGGTGCCAGCTGCGCCGCGGCCCTGGCCGCGCGTGGCTGCCGCGTGCGGGTGCTGGACGCCGGCCTGCCCGGCGCCTCCGCCGCTGGCATGGGCCACCTGGTGGTGATGGACGACGACCCCGCCGAACTGACCCTGAGCGCCCGCTCCCTGGCGCTCTGGCGTGAGCTGGTGCCGCAATTGCCGAGCGCCGCCGACTACCGCAACTGCGGCACCCTCTGGCTGGCCCGCGATGCCGCTGAACTCGACCTCATCGAGCAGAAGCGTGCCCGATTGGATGCCCAGGGTATCGCCAACCAGCCGCTGGACGCTGCGGCGACCGCCGCCGCCGAGCCGGCGCTGACTGCCCTGGCCGGCAGCCTGCAAGTACCCGGCGACGGTCTGCTCTATGCCCCGGTGGTCGCCGCCTGGCTGCTGCAGCGCTCGCCACTGATCGAGTGTCAACGTGCCCGAGTGACTGCCGTCGAAGGTCAACGCGTGCGCCTGGACGACGGGCGCTGGCTGACCGCCGATGCCGTGGTGCTCGCCGCTGGCCTGCAGGCCGCGAGTCTCTGCCCGGAGCTGCCGCTGGTGCCCAAGAAGGGCCACCTGCTGATCACCGATCGCTATCCTGCGCAGATCCACCATCAGTTGGTGGAGATCGGCTACGGCGCCAGCGCCCATGCCAGCAGCGGTGCTTCGGTGGCCTTCAACGTCCAGCCGCGGCCCTCCGGACAACTCTTGATCGGCTCCTCGCGGCAATTCGAGCGCCCGGATAGGGACGTGGAGCCCGCCGTGGTCGGCCAGTTGCTGCGCCGCGCCCTGGACTTCCTGCCCGGCCTGACGCATACCTCGCTGATCCGCGGCTGGACCGGCCAGCGCGCCGCCAGCCCCGATGGCCTGCCCTTGATCGGCGCCCATCCCGACCAGCCGGGGCTGTGGCTAGCGGTCGGTCACGAAGGCCTGGGCGTCACCACCGCGCCCGCCACTGCCGAAGCCATAGTCGCCAGTCTGTTCGGCGAACAGCCGGGGTTCCACGTGGAACCCTTCGCGCCCAGCCGTTTCGTGACCACCCCGAGGAGCCAGGCATGCTGACCCTGACCATCGACGGCGAACGCCTGGAGGTCCGCCCCGGCAGCCTGCTCACGGCGGCCCTGGCCAAGAGTCGCGATCCCGCGGCGCGGCGCTCGGTAGGCGGTGAAGCCCGGGCGCCCTTTTGTGGCATGGGCATCTGCCAGGAATGCCGGGTGCAGGTCGACGGCGTACGCCGCCTGGCCTGCCAGACCCCTTGCCAGGACGGCATGCAGGTGGAGCGACTGCCATGACGACCCAACATTGCGACCTGCTCATCATCGGCGCCGGCCCGGCTGGTCTCGCTGCCGCGCGTGCTGCCAGCGGCCGGGGCTTGAACCTGACGCTGCTGGACGACAACCCCCTGCCAGGCGGGCAGATCTGGCGTGCCCGAGCGGGCCAGGTCGCCGCCGAAGTCGGCCAGCTGCCGGCAGACGTCACTCTGCTCACCCAGACCCGCGTCGCCGCTGTCCTAGGCACGCACCAGCTACTGCTGGAGGACGCGACGGGCAGCCGCCCCCTGACTTTCGACACCCTCATCCTCTGCACCGGCGCCCGCGAATTGCTGCTGCCCTTCCCGGGCTGGACGCTGCCCGGCGTGACCGGGGCCGGCGGCTTGCAGGCCTTGATCAAGGGCGGTGTCGAGGTCGCCGGTGAGCGCCTCGTCGTCGCCGGCACCGGGCCGCTGCTGCTGGCCAGCGCCGCCACGGCGCGCCAAGCCGGCGCACGGGTAGCCCTGGTCGCTGAACAGGCCGAACGCCGCGCCGTGCTCGACTTCGGCCTGGGACTCTGGCGCTGGCCGAACAAACTGCGCCAGGCGCTGACCCTGGCCACGCCCCGCTACAGTCCCGCTACCTGGGTCGAAGCCGCCCTCGGCACCGACCGCCTCGAAGCCGTGCGCCTGCGCCAGGGCGAACGGCGCTGGGAGATAGCCTGCGACCGCCTGGCCTGTGGCTACGGCCTGGTGCCCAATGTCGAACTGGCCCAGAGCCTGGGCTGCACGACCCTGGACGGCGCCGTGGCCGTGGATGACCTGCAGCGCACCGCTCAGCCGCACATCCTGGCCGCCGGCGAATGCACTGGCATCGGCGGCAACGAACTGGCCCAGGCCACCGGCCGCATCGCCGGCCTGGTCGCCAGCGACCAGCTCGAGGCCGCCCGTGCCGCGCAGCCTGAAGCCCGCGCCTGGCGCCGCTTTGCCGCCCAACTGGCGCAGACCTTCGCCCTCAATCCCGCCATCGCCCGCCTGGCCCGACCGGACACCCTGGTCTGCCGCTGCGAGGATGTTTCCCTCGGCGCCCTGGTCGGCCATGCCGACTGGACCCAGGCCAAGCTGCGCAGTCGCTGCGGCATGGGCGCCTGCCAGGGCCGCATCTGCGGCCAGGCCACCCGTGTCTTGCTCGGCTGGACGCCACCGGCCCCACGCTTTCCGCTGCAACCCACCCGTATCGACAGCCTCCTGACCCTGACCGAGGACGACGCATGACCCCCGCCGCCCACCTGGACGCCCTGAGCCGCGCCCGGCCCGCCGACCTGCCCGCGCTGCTCGCCAGCCTGAGCCTGGTGGCACCGCTGCTCGACGCCATCCCCGGCGTGGTGTTCTTCGTCAAGGATCTGGAGGCGCGCTATGTGCTGGTCAACCTGACCCTGGCCCAACGCTGCGGCTACGAGAGCGTCGCCGAATTGCTCGGCAAGACCGCCGAGGAAGTCTTTCCCGCGCCCCTGGGGGGCGCCTACGCCGAGCAGGATCGCCGCGTGTTGCGCGAAGGCCTGGCGCTGGACGACCAACTGGAGCTGCACCTCTACGCCGGTCGCACCCCCGGCTGGTGCCTGACCCGCAAGCTGCCGCTGCACGACGCCCAGGGCCAGCTGATGGGCATGGCCGGCATCTCCCACGATCTGCAGGCGCCGGCCGCCGATCATCCGGCCCACGCCAAGGTGGCCGAGGTCGATCGCTATCTGCGCGAGCACTATGCCCAGCCTCTTTCGGTGGGCGAACTGAGCCAGCGGGTGGGACTGTCGGTCTCCCAGCTGGAGCGCCAGTGCAAGCGCATCCTGCGTCTCACGCCCCAGCAGCTGCTGCACAAGGCCCGGCTCGACGCCGCCTCGCGCCTGCTGGCCCGCGATCTGCCCGTCACCGAGGTGGCCCTGGCCTGTGGCTACACCGACCACAGCGCCTTCAGCCGCCAGTTCCGCCGTCTCACCGGCCTGTCGCCCCGGCAATACCGCGACTCTCTCAAGCCCCGTTCCCGTCTGGAGGAAACCCCCGCATGAGCACTCCCCGCGTCAACTGGAGCGGCGTCTTTCCCGCCGTCACCACCCAATTCAACGATGACTTCTCGGTCAACCTGGAGAAGACCCATGGCGTGATCAGCAACCTGGTACGCGATGGCGTCTCCGGTCTGGTGATGTGCGGCACCGTGGGCGAGAACACCTCCCTGACCCTGGAAGAAAAGATCTCCCTGGTGGAGGTCGCCAAGGACGCCGCCGGCGGGCGCGTACCGGTGATCTGCGGCGTGGCCGAATTCACCAGCCTCAATGCCACCCGCACCGCCCAGGCGGTAGGGCGCGCCGGCGCCGACGGCATCATGCTCATGCCGGCCCTGGTCTACTCGGCCAAGCCCCACGAGACCGCGGCCCACTTCCGCAGCGTGGCCAGCGCCCTCGACCTGCCGCTGATGGTCTACAACAACCCGCCCATCTACAAGAACGATGTCACCCCGGACATCCTCATCTCCCTGGCCGACGTCGACAACATCGTCTGTTTCAAGGATTCCTCCGGCGACACCCGCCGCTTCATCGACGTGCGCAACGAGGTGGGCGACCGCTTCGTGCTGTTCGCCGGTCTCGACGACGTGGTGCTGGAGAGCATCGCCGTGGGCGCCGAGGGCTGGGTCTCGGGCATGTCCAACATCTTCCCCACCGAAGGCGAAACCATCTTCCGCCTGGCCAAGGCTGGCCGCTTCGCCGAAGCCATGCCGCTCTACGAATGGTTCATGCCGCTGCTGCACCTGGATGCCCGCCCGGATCTGGTGCAGTGCATCAAGCTCTGCGAAGAACTCGCCGGCCGCGGCAGCGCCCTGACCCGTCCGCCGCGCCTGGCTCTGCCAGAAGCGGATCGCACTTTCGTCGAACGCCTGATGGCCAAGGCCCTGGAAACCCGTCCGACACTGCCGGACGTAGGGATCTGAGGCCAGGCTTTATCCGGCCATGGCGGTCCGCCGACGCGGCCGCTCTGTATTAACCGCCATGGCCGCGAGAGACCGTAGGTTGGGTTGAGACGGCTCCATCGTCGAAGCCCAACATTGCCCGGGCTCCGAGACACTGTTGGGCTTCGCTGCGCTCAACCCAACCTACGGTGGCCTGTAGGAGCGGTCGCCGCAGCGAACCGCCATGGCCGCGATAGACACCAACGCCCTCATTCCACGCCGATCCACCCCCTCTCCCGTCTGCGGGAGAGGGCTGGGGTGAGGGCGCTCTCCCCCCGATCCCACCTCATTCACCCAGAAACCCGGCCACGTTTTTCGTCCCGTGCCGCCGTCCATACCCAAGACGTCACTCTCGGTCTTCCAGGCGACGGGAGATACCCGGTACAAGGGCACTGTACGCAACGCTTTCGTCTATACTAGGCCGCTCATTTCCCAAGCCACGTGGTAGAACGCACGAAAGCTACTGCGCTCGACCGAGCGGCGTTGAAAATCGTCTCAAAATGCTCATTTACCCGGCGTAAACTGCGCTTTTTCGACGATTTTCGCCTGGCTCGTCCTTCGCTCGCGACGCTTTCGCACGCTCTACCTCCGCGTGGCTTCTTCATTTCAGAGGCACGACGATGAGCGCACTCGTAGGCGTGATCATGGGCTCCAAGTCCGACTGGTCCACCCTGAGCCACACCGCCGACATGCTGGACAAGCTGGGCATTCCCCACGAAGTGAAGGTGGTCTCCGCCCACCGCACCCCCGATCTGCTGTTCCAGTACGCCGAAGAGGCGGCCGGTCGCGGTATCGAAGTGATCATCGCCGGAGCCGGAGGCGCCGCCCACCTGCCGGGCATGTGCGCCGCCAAGACCCACCTACCGGTGCTCGGCGTGCCGGTGCAGTCGTCCATGCTCTCGGGCGTCGACTCCCTGCTGTCCATCGTGCAGATGCCCGCCGGCGTACCGGTCGCCACCCTGGCCATCGGCAAGGCCGGTGCGATCAACGCCGCCTTGCTGTCCGCCAGCATCCTCGGCGGCAAGTATCCCGAGTACCAAGAGCGGTTGAACGCCTTCCGCGAAGAGCAGACCCGCACCGTGCTGGACAACCCCGATCCGAGGGACCAGGCATGAAGATCGGCGTCATCGGTGGCGGCCAGCTGGGCCGCATGCTCGCCCTGGCCGGCACCCCGCTGGGCATGAACTTCGCCTTCCTCGATCCGGCCCCGGACGCCTGCGCTGCGGCGCTCGGTGAGCACCTGCGCGCCGACTACGGTGACCAGAACCACCTGCGCCAGCTGGCTGACGAAGTCGATCTGGTCACCTTCGAATTCGAGAGCGTTCCGGCCGAGACCGTGGCCTTCCTCTCGCAATTCGTCCCGGTCTATCCGTCCGCCGAAGCCCTGCGCATCGCTCGCGATCGGCTGTTCGAGAAGTCCATGTTCCGCGACCTGGGCATCCCCACCCCGGCGTTCGCCGACATCCTCTCCCAGGCTGACCTG
The window above is part of the Pseudomonas oryzihabitans genome. Proteins encoded here:
- the aspA gene encoding aspartate ammonia-lyase, which encodes MSISASPVRLEKDLLGTLDVPADAYYGIQTLRAVQNFRLSGVPLGHYPKLVVALAMVKQAAADANYRLGHLPAEKHQAIVDACSRIIRGEFHDQFVVDMIQGGAGTSTNMNANEVIANVALEILGHAKGEYRYLHPNNDVNMAQSTNDAYPTAIRLGLLLGHDALLASLDSLITAFAAKGVEFAEVLKMGRTQLQDAVPMTLGQEFHAFATTLGEDLARLKSLAPELLTEVNLGGTAIGTGINADPGYQLLAVQRLAEISGQPLKPAADLIEATSDMGAFVLFSGMLKRTAVKLSKICNDLRLLSSGPRTGINEINLPPRQPGSSIMPGKVNPVIPEAVNQVAFEIIGNDLALTLAAEGGQLQLNVMEPLIAYKIFDSIRLLQRAMDMLREHCITGITANVEHCRRQVEHSIGLVTALNPYLGYETSTRIAKTALESGRGVLELVREENLLDEATLDDILRPENMIAPRLVPLKAKV
- a CDS encoding LysR substrate-binding domain-containing protein, translating into MNIEFKWLEDFIALAATHSFSQAAEKRFVTQPAFSRRIRALEESVGLTLVDRSHTPVSLTEAGQLFLVTARSVVEQLGETVRHLHHLEGGQGEVLQFAAAHSLALGFFPQWIAGLRGQGLALASRLVATNVGDAIHALRDGACDLMLAFHDPDAALQMDPELFPSLHLAHTAMLPVCATDGEGRPLFQLDGQSSVPLLAYSAGAFLGRSVNLLLRQRKLRAVTLYETAMADSLKTMALQGLGVAWVPQLSVAAELARGELAICGDAAWQVSLEIRLYRCALLRKRLVQQVWRHLETQSHSG
- a CDS encoding 4-hydroxyproline epimerase; its protein translation is MQRIRVIDSHTGGEPTRLVLDGFPELGHGSMAERRSRLASEHDAFRRACMREPRGNEVLVGALLCEPVSPAASAGVVFFNEVGYLGMCGHGTIGLVVSLAHLGRIGPGDHLIETPVGDVTATLHEDGSVSVRNVPAYRYRQAVQVEIPGHGAVSGDIAWGGNWFFLCADHGQRVAPDNLDGLLAFSLALRGALEAAGITGAQGGHIDHIELFADDPDGADSRSYVLCPGRAYDRSPCGTGTSAKLACLAADGDLAPGAVWRQASVIGSRFEAHYQPGDEGRILPVIRGRAHVMAEATLLLAEDDPFAWGIPG
- a CDS encoding NAD(P)/FAD-dependent oxidoreductase, whose protein sequence is MKKVADVLVVGGGIVGASCAAALAARGCRVRVLDAGLPGASAAGMGHLVVMDDDPAELTLSARSLALWRELVPQLPSAADYRNCGTLWLARDAAELDLIEQKRARLDAQGIANQPLDAAATAAAEPALTALAGSLQVPGDGLLYAPVVAAWLLQRSPLIECQRARVTAVEGQRVRLDDGRWLTADAVVLAAGLQAASLCPELPLVPKKGHLLITDRYPAQIHHQLVEIGYGASAHASSGASVAFNVQPRPSGQLLIGSSRQFERPDRDVEPAVVGQLLRRALDFLPGLTHTSLIRGWTGQRAASPDGLPLIGAHPDQPGLWLAVGHEGLGVTTAPATAEAIVASLFGEQPGFHVEPFAPSRFVTTPRSQAC
- a CDS encoding (2Fe-2S)-binding protein, producing the protein MLTLTIDGERLEVRPGSLLTAALAKSRDPAARRSVGGEARAPFCGMGICQECRVQVDGVRRLACQTPCQDGMQVERLP
- a CDS encoding NAD(P)/FAD-dependent oxidoreductase translates to MTTQHCDLLIIGAGPAGLAAARAASGRGLNLTLLDDNPLPGGQIWRARAGQVAAEVGQLPADVTLLTQTRVAAVLGTHQLLLEDATGSRPLTFDTLILCTGARELLLPFPGWTLPGVTGAGGLQALIKGGVEVAGERLVVAGTGPLLLASAATARQAGARVALVAEQAERRAVLDFGLGLWRWPNKLRQALTLATPRYSPATWVEAALGTDRLEAVRLRQGERRWEIACDRLACGYGLVPNVELAQSLGCTTLDGAVAVDDLQRTAQPHILAAGECTGIGGNELAQATGRIAGLVASDQLEAARAAQPEARAWRRFAAQLAQTFALNPAIARLARPDTLVCRCEDVSLGALVGHADWTQAKLRSRCGMGACQGRICGQATRVLLGWTPPAPRFPLQPTRIDSLLTLTEDDA
- a CDS encoding AraC family transcriptional regulator, producing MTPAAHLDALSRARPADLPALLASLSLVAPLLDAIPGVVFFVKDLEARYVLVNLTLAQRCGYESVAELLGKTAEEVFPAPLGGAYAEQDRRVLREGLALDDQLELHLYAGRTPGWCLTRKLPLHDAQGQLMGMAGISHDLQAPAADHPAHAKVAEVDRYLREHYAQPLSVGELSQRVGLSVSQLERQCKRILRLTPQQLLHKARLDAASRLLARDLPVTEVALACGYTDHSAFSRQFRRLTGLSPRQYRDSLKPRSRLEETPA
- a CDS encoding dihydrodipicolinate synthase family protein; translated protein: MSTPRVNWSGVFPAVTTQFNDDFSVNLEKTHGVISNLVRDGVSGLVMCGTVGENTSLTLEEKISLVEVAKDAAGGRVPVICGVAEFTSLNATRTAQAVGRAGADGIMLMPALVYSAKPHETAAHFRSVASALDLPLMVYNNPPIYKNDVTPDILISLADVDNIVCFKDSSGDTRRFIDVRNEVGDRFVLFAGLDDVVLESIAVGAEGWVSGMSNIFPTEGETIFRLAKAGRFAEAMPLYEWFMPLLHLDARPDLVQCIKLCEELAGRGSALTRPPRLALPEADRTFVERLMAKALETRPTLPDVGI
- the purE gene encoding 5-(carboxyamino)imidazole ribonucleotide mutase, which produces MSALVGVIMGSKSDWSTLSHTADMLDKLGIPHEVKVVSAHRTPDLLFQYAEEAAGRGIEVIIAGAGGAAHLPGMCAAKTHLPVLGVPVQSSMLSGVDSLLSIVQMPAGVPVATLAIGKAGAINAALLSASILGGKYPEYQERLNAFREEQTRTVLDNPDPRDQA